Proteins encoded by one window of Cannabis sativa cultivar Pink pepper isolate KNU-18-1 chromosome 4, ASM2916894v1, whole genome shotgun sequence:
- the LOC115711975 gene encoding tetraspanin-8-like, producing MVDSVYIYFIGKISEVWQGDSECEKFLSVIVLGVFLMVAGINYWGRVSDGCYVSTHFSFTIFALVVSNKGGGRVVSDMGYKEEYRLGDYSHCNKIKSCLIHGKVSSSFSQKHLNDSVTEFFLIVQKLEI from the exons ATGGTAGACTCT gtatatatatattttattgggAAAATTTCGGAGGTTTGGCAAGGGGATAGCGAGTGTGAGAAGTTTCTTTCTGTAATTGTTCTTGGGGTTTTTCTGATGGTTGCTGGAATTAATTATTGGGGCAGAGTTTCTGATGGTTGTTATGTTTCTACTCATTTCTCTTTCACTATTTTTGCCTTAGTTGTTTCTAACAAAGGTGGTGGAAGAGTTGTCTCTGACATGGGTTATAAGGAGGAGTATAGGCTTGGTGATTACTCTCACTGCAACAAAATCAAGAGCTGTCTTATTCATGGAaaagtctcttcttctttctctcagAAACATCTCAATGATTCTGTCACAGAGTTTTTCTTAATTGTTCAAAAATTAgagatataa